The following proteins come from a genomic window of Pseudomonadales bacterium:
- a CDS encoding DUF1285 domain-containing protein encodes MHQLEQILHSIEFGDAKSLPPVEQWQPDRSGQIDIHIDAQGQWWHEGERFERQALVDLFATILRFDAGQYYLVTPVEKLRISVEDVPFLADSLISIDNKYQLLTQCGDIIPLDENCQWQLRPYQQQEVPYICVRHNLWARLDRHVFYQMIDLALEQANGTASIDKQLYFHAAKQSFSLGSVV; translated from the coding sequence ATGCACCAGTTAGAACAGATTCTTCATTCGATTGAATTCGGTGATGCTAAAAGCTTACCGCCGGTTGAACAGTGGCAACCTGATCGTTCCGGTCAAATTGATATTCATATCGATGCTCAAGGCCAGTGGTGGCATGAAGGTGAGCGCTTTGAGCGGCAAGCGCTGGTTGATTTGTTTGCTACGATTCTTCGCTTTGATGCTGGTCAGTATTATTTGGTCACGCCAGTTGAGAAATTACGCATAAGCGTCGAGGATGTTCCGTTTCTTGCAGATAGCTTGATTAGCATTGACAACAAATACCAACTCTTGACGCAATGCGGAGATATTATTCCGTTAGATGAAAACTGTCAGTGGCAGCTGCGCCCGTATCAACAGCAAGAAGTACCTTATATTTGCGTGCGACATAATTTGTGGGCAAGACTTGATCGGCATGTCTTCTACCAAATGATAGATTTAGCGCTCGAGCAAGCGAACGGTACGGCATCTATTGATAAACAATTATATTTTCATGCTGCGAAACAGAGTTTTAGTCTTGGTTCTGTTGTCTAG
- a CDS encoding class I SAM-dependent methyltransferase — translation MLQCPLCLSDKSALFYSDQRREYFQCDHCALVFVPYHFHLNEQEEKAEYDLHQNTLFDEGYRRFLSRLFTPLKAEIHALSHTNSANLTNFHALDFGCGPGPALAQMFEEXGLSCQLYDKFYADXPAVLESKNFYDVXTMTXVIEHLAQPRQVLEQLLMLLKPGGILGVMTKLVRDVEAFSHWHYKNDPTHISFYSYATLEYLAAXYQLQLSQVADDAFIFYK, via the coding sequence ATGTTGCAATGCCCACTTTGTTTATCTGACAAATCAGCTTTGTTTTATAGTGATCAACGTCGTGAATATTTTCAATGTGATCATTGCGCCTTAGTGTTTGTGCCTTATCATTTCCACTTGAACGAACAGGAAGAAAAGGCTGAATACGATTTACATCAAAATACACTGTTTGATGAAGGCTATCGTCGTTTTTTATCGCGATTATTTACTCCCTTAAAGGCTGAAATTCACGCACTGTCGCATACAAATTCAGCCAATTTAACAAATTTTCACGCATTAGATTTTGGTTGTGGNCCTGGNCCTGCCTTAGCGCAAATGTTTGAGGAANTAGGCCTCTCCTGTCAGTTATATGATAAGTTTTATGCGGATNATCCCGCCGTGCTAGAATCAAAAAATTTTTATGACGTGATNACCATGACNGANGTGATTGAGCATCTTGCACAACCTAGACAAGTGTTAGAGCAGTTGCTGATGTTGCTTAAGCCTGGCGGTATTTTAGGTGTTATGACCAAGCTTGTGCGTGATGTAGAAGCTTTCAGTCATTGGCACTATAAAAATGACCCAACTCATATAAGCTTTTACAGTTATGCAACGCTCGAATATCTTGCAGCANACTATCAGCTTCAGCTAAGCCAAGTTGCAGATGATGCGTTCATTTTTTATAAATAA
- a CDS encoding low molecular weight phosphotyrosine protein phosphatase, giving the protein MNDSAHPKIGVLFVCLGNICRSPSAQGIFQQWIDDAGLSDFFTVDSCGTAPFNVGKSPDPRTLEATKRCGYDISQQIARQIDDQDFDIFDYILVMDRKNKMSVDAWTPKNYQGEVSLLMKYHPNSLGNNQIPDPYHEGIEAFFPIITTIEEATKGLLAHILEQHTELTAPANG; this is encoded by the coding sequence ATGAATGATTCAGCGCATCCAAAAATCGGTGTTTTATTTGTTTGCCTAGGCAATATCTGTCGTTCACCAAGTGCACAAGGTATTTTTCAACAGTGGATAGATGATGCCGGCTTAAGCGATTTTTTTACCGTTGACTCATGCGGTACTGCGCCTTTCAATGTCGGCAAAAGTCCTGACCCGAGAACCTTAGAAGCAACCAAACGCTGTGGTTACGATATTAGTCAGCAGATTGCGCGACAAATTGATGATCAAGATTTTGATATATTCGACTACATTTTAGTTATGGATAGAAAAAATAAAATGAGTGTCGATGCTTGGACGCCCAAGAATTACCAAGGTGAAGTAAGCTTACTGATGAAATATCACCCGAATAGCCTCGGTAATAATCAAATCCCAGATCCCTATCACGAAGGTATCGAGGCATTTTTTCCGATCATCACCACTATCGAAGAAGCAACTAAGGGCTTACTCGCGCATATTCTAGAGCAGCACACCGAGCTCACTGCACCAGCCAACGGTTAA
- a CDS encoding methyltransferase: MSSWPTFFTDHPAPKLPFANSRGAQSTWNQADHYALHILQGLFNSAADEIDGIHGLGSIAELDHFAKATTVAVVNDDYAALACAISHLYPQLKLSSYSDKASQHYNYRLNNVSTVKIFSIDQLAHCEAEIVVVKIPKQLDFLDYILGCLALSPSPQLNRRIVIATAMQKYLSRGFYSLLQQFDGQFAVLPGIKKAKAVCLSQESHEMTPNTTADDVNDVLLQTASSITVETAFSAAFQIRSFANVFSAKQLDIGSRFFLQHMPRMQMHETVIDLACGNGVLGIVAKKLSPKSQLHFYDDSHLAIASAKYNWQHYFADTDQPVNFYHSNCFFDQAVLEQPNLATILCNPPFHQGHNVSDHIAITMMQQSAKILSNGGILYLIGNRHLAYEQKLQRYFKYVNRVAENSKFIIYAAQQKF, from the coding sequence ATGAGCAGCTGGCCAACATTCTTTACTGATCATCCTGCACCAAAACTGCCGTTTGCGAACAGCCGAGGGGCTCAATCAACGTGGAATCAGGCCGATCATTATGCCCTGCATATCTTGCAAGGTTTATTCAACAGCGCTGCAGATGAAATAGATGGGATACATGGCTTAGGCTCTATTGCTGAGCTTGATCATTTTGCAAAAGCCACGACTGTTGCCGTTGTCAACGATGATTATGCAGCCCTAGCTTGCGCTATTTCTCATTTATACCCCCAGCTAAAGCTAAGCAGCTATAGCGACAAGGCCAGCCAGCATTATAATTATCGTCTAAATAATGTAAGCACGGTAAAAATATTCAGCATTGATCAGCTAGCGCACTGCGAGGCTGAGATTGTTGTGGTGAAAATACCTAAGCAGCTAGATTTTTTGGACTATATTCTAGGCTGTTTGGCTTTATCTCCTTCGCCTCAGTTAAACAGGCGAATAGTCATTGCTACGGCGATGCAGAAGTACTTATCACGAGGCTTTTATTCGCTGCTACAGCAGTTTGATGGGCAGTTTGCCGTACTACCGGGTATTAAAAAAGCCAAGGCGGTATGTCTTAGCCAAGAGAGTCATGAAATGACGCCAAATACCACTGCTGATGATGTGAATGATGTGTTATTGCAAACGGCTTCTTCCATAACTGTAGAGACTGCTTTTTCAGCTGCGTTTCAAATACGCAGCTTTGCTAATGTGTTTAGTGCTAAGCAATTAGACATTGGCAGCCGCTTTTTTTTACAGCATATGCCGCGCATGCAAATGCATGAAACAGTAATCGACCTAGCCTGTGGCAATGGTGTGTTGGGTATAGTGGCGAAGAAACTGTCACCCAAAAGTCAGCTACATTTTTATGATGATTCTCATCTTGCGATTGCTTCCGCTAAATATAATTGGCAACACTATTTTGCTGATACCGATCAGCCGGTCAATTTTTATCATAGCAACTGTTTTTTTGACCAAGCCGTGCTTGAGCAGCCAAACCTTGCGACGATTTTATGTAACCCACCGTTTCATCAAGGTCATAATGTCTCTGACCATATTGCCATAACGATGATGCAGCAAAGCGCCAAAATACTTAGCAACGGTGGTATACTATATCTCATTGGTAACCGTCACTTAGCATATGAACAAAAACTGCAGCGTTATTTTAAGTATGTTAACCGTGTTGCTGAAAACTCAAAATTTATTATTTACGCCGCGCAGCAAAAATTCTGA
- a CDS encoding AraC family transcriptional regulator, translating to MSQLVPIKYVQLLLRVVEAQGFDIDEFLLEHHFTYNPISKTQLSAENAEAFSIPSHVSAEQYSRLYQGIIWLLQDECFGLHLKGKVPSGTFRMMCLCIIHCKNLAAAIDRVEEFTRFCRNVAGLPPLPHTPLSFLEDGSVINHLPEAEQQQQSIVALAASMHMWRKFCAWLIGKPLPLIEVHLTAASIEKADMLEGVFNCPIRYSMPSNGFRFKQSFLDSPIIHNEDSLNEFLKKAPYQLSVSHFDESSIQTRIHAIIGNDFSKDFPTIEVVAKQLNMSVRTLRRRMNNEGTNYQQFKDHIRLEAAQTYLKRPGLKINAVAALMGFDEPSAFHRAFKKWSGKTPGEYRNQFKSSQI from the coding sequence ATGTCGCAGCTGGTGCCCATAAAATACGTACAGTTACTACTTCGCGTCGTTGAAGCGCAGGGCTTCGACATTGACGAATTTTTGCTGGAGCATCACTTCACGTATAACCCGATCAGTAAAACTCAACTGAGCGCCGAGAATGCAGAAGCTTTCAGCATTCCCAGTCATGTATCTGCGGAACAGTACAGCCGCCTCTATCAAGGCATTATTTGGCTGCTACAGGATGAGTGCTTTGGTTTACATCTAAAAGGTAAAGTGCCATCAGGTACTTTCCGCATGATGTGTTTATGTATCATTCACTGCAAAAACCTAGCTGCTGCCATCGATCGTGTTGAGGAGTTCACCCGTTTTTGCCGCAATGTTGCTGGCCTACCACCGTTGCCGCATACGCCATTGAGCTTTCTAGAAGATGGTTCGGTGATCAACCATCTGCCCGAGGCCGAGCAACAGCAGCAATCTATTGTTGCCTTAGCGGCATCCATGCATATGTGGCGAAAATTTTGCGCGTGGTTAATTGGCAAACCCTTACCCTTAATCGAAGTGCACCTAACTGCTGCCAGTATTGAAAAAGCTGATATGTTAGAAGGCGTATTCAACTGCCCTATTCGTTACTCCATGCCATCTAACGGCTTTCGTTTTAAACAATCGTTTTTAGACAGTCCAATTATTCATAATGAGGACAGCCTGAATGAATTTTTAAAAAAAGCACCGTATCAACTATCCGTATCGCATTTTGATGAATCCAGTATTCAAACCCGTATTCATGCGATTATTGGCAATGATTTTTCAAAGGATTTTCCCACCATTGAAGTTGTAGCTAAACAGTTAAATATGTCCGTACGCACGCTAAGGCGCCGCATGAATAACGAAGGCACTAATTATCAACAGTTTAAAGATCATATACGCTTAGAGGCTGCACAAACCTATCTCAAGCGACCTGGACTAAAAATCAATGCGGTTGCTGCTCTGATGGGCTTTGATGAACCTAGTGCCTTTCATCGTGCGTTTAAAAAATGGTCTGGAAAAACACCGGGGGAATACAGAAATCAGTTTAAGTCCTCGCAAATATGA
- a CDS encoding ABC transporter ATP-binding protein — protein sequence MSAAEAIMSVQALSIRLNNSVLVDNVSFELYPGKTTALVGESGSGKSLTAQSILKLLPDYMHCQGNIHFDQQNLLDAPASIIQSIRGDKIAMIFQEPMTALNPLQTVEQQIRECFPSANKQPKAAVIDLLTKVQIDQPASKLKAFPHQLSGGQRQRVMIAMALANQPDILIADEPTTALDVTVQKEILDLLANIQQQDNLAILLISHDIHVVEKYSDYVAVMQSGSIVEAGDSQQIFNHAQHAYTQSLIDDIEIPKPNPHGQSVILSTSGLSCRYQLPKTSWFRKDFQQALNNVDIKLHAGEILGVIGESGSGKTTLANALLKLVPASGQYSIDGNDMLQLSSKAFRPFRQWLQVVFQDPFASLSPRMTVAAIISEGYCEMLKQQQQHISDDALSEKIRWALSEVGLNDDILERYPHEFSGGQRQRIALARAIIMQPKCIILDEPTSALDRNIQQQVLRLIIKLQHDLNISFIIISHDLLLVRQMCHNLIILNHGNIVESGATEGIFLQPENPYTQRLIASHPSNIS from the coding sequence ATGTCTGCCGCTGAAGCTATTATGTCGGTTCAAGCGCTGTCGATCAGACTGAATAACAGTGTGCTGGTCGATAATGTCTCATTTGAGCTTTATCCTGGTAAAACTACCGCCCTAGTCGGCGAAAGTGGCTCCGGTAAATCGCTTACAGCACAGTCAATATTAAAGTTATTGCCTGACTATATGCATTGCCAGGGCAATATTCACTTCGATCAACAAAATCTGCTAGATGCACCCGCGTCAATCATTCAGTCGATTCGTGGCGATAAAATTGCAATGATCTTTCAAGAGCCCATGACGGCGTTAAACCCATTGCAAACGGTAGAGCAACAAATTCGTGAATGCTTTCCGTCAGCTAATAAGCAGCCTAAAGCGGCGGTCATCGACCTATTAACGAAAGTGCAAATCGATCAGCCGGCTAGCAAGCTGAAGGCATTCCCTCATCAATTATCCGGTGGGCAGCGTCAGCGCGTCATGATAGCCATGGCTCTAGCAAATCAGCCCGATATTTTAATTGCCGATGAGCCAACAACCGCCCTAGATGTCACGGTTCAAAAAGAAATCCTAGATCTTTTAGCCAATATTCAGCAACAAGATAATTTAGCCATATTGTTGATTAGTCATGATATTCATGTGGTTGAGAAGTACAGTGACTATGTTGCCGTTATGCAATCAGGCTCAATTGTTGAGGCCGGTGATAGCCAGCAGATCTTTAATCATGCGCAGCATGCTTATACGCAGAGCCTGATCGATGATATTGAGATCCCCAAGCCAAATCCCCATGGTCAATCAGTGATTTTGTCGACTTCGGGCTTAAGCTGCCGTTACCAGTTGCCTAAAACGTCATGGTTTAGAAAAGATTTTCAACAGGCACTTAATAATGTCGATATTAAGCTGCATGCCGGAGAAATTTTAGGGGTCATAGGGGAAAGTGGCTCTGGAAAAACCACCTTAGCGAATGCATTACTGAAGCTTGTTCCAGCCAGCGGCCAATACAGCATTGATGGCAACGATATGTTGCAGCTCTCAAGTAAAGCCTTTCGGCCCTTCAGGCAGTGGCTGCAGGTCGTATTCCAAGACCCATTTGCCAGTTTAAGCCCGCGCATGACTGTGGCAGCCATTATCAGTGAAGGCTATTGTGAAATGCTGAAACAGCAGCAACAACACATCAGCGATGACGCGTTGTCAGAAAAAATACGCTGGGCATTAAGCGAAGTTGGCCTAAATGATGATATTCTTGAGCGCTACCCTCATGAGTTTTCCGGTGGTCAACGACAGCGTATTGCTCTTGCAAGAGCAATTATTATGCAGCCAAAATGTATTATTTTAGATGAACCGACCTCGGCTTTAGATAGAAATATTCAGCAGCAGGTTCTTCGCTTAATTATTAAACTGCAGCATGATTTGAATATAAGTTTTATTATTATTAGCCATGATTTACTGCTGGTTCGGCAAATGTGTCATAACCTTATTATTCTTAATCATGGCAATATTGTAGAGTCTGGCGCTACTGAAGGCATTTTTCTTCAGCCAGAAAACCCCTACACGCAACGCTTGATAGCGTCGCACCCGAGTAATATTAGCTGA
- a CDS encoding ABC transporter permease: MPLNPKQKQQWQRFKQNRRALISLWLFCSLFLLSLLAEIIANEKPLLIKYQGEWFTPFLFSYPETAFGGDFDTEADYSDPYVTELILQQGFIVRPLVPFSYDTHSLDLPSPAPSPPDAMHWLGTDDQARDVLARVLYGFRLSIIFAIAVTLGSSIIGIFVGAMQGYFGGWVDLVGQRFLEIWSSLPVLFLLIILASMVTPSFSWLLLIILLFSWTGLVDVVRAESLKVRKLEYVRAAKALGVSDWHIMLRHVMPNALVAALTFIPFMMTGAIATLTSLDFLGFGLPPGSASLGELLAQGKANIHAPWLGLTGFAALSLLLTLLVFIGEGVRDAFDPRAR, from the coding sequence ATGCCGCTAAACCCTAAACAAAAGCAACAGTGGCAGCGTTTCAAACAAAATCGACGTGCGCTGATTTCTCTGTGGTTATTTTGCAGTTTATTTTTACTGAGCTTATTGGCAGAAATTATTGCTAATGAAAAACCCTTATTAATTAAATACCAAGGTGAATGGTTCACACCTTTTCTCTTTAGCTATCCAGAAACTGCTTTTGGCGGGGATTTTGACACAGAAGCGGATTATAGCGACCCCTATGTGACCGAATTAATCCTTCAACAAGGCTTTATTGTTAGGCCGCTGGTTCCTTTTAGTTACGACACGCACAGCCTTGATCTGCCCTCACCTGCGCCATCGCCACCCGATGCAATGCATTGGTTAGGCACTGACGATCAAGCCAGAGACGTGTTAGCCAGAGTCTTATATGGATTTCGCTTATCCATTATCTTTGCCATTGCGGTAACGCTTGGCTCCAGCATCATCGGTATTTTCGTTGGTGCCATGCAAGGATATTTTGGCGGCTGGGTCGATTTAGTGGGTCAACGATTTCTTGAAATTTGGTCTTCCTTGCCGGTACTTTTTTTATTGATTATTTTGGCCAGCATGGTCACTCCAAGTTTTAGCTGGCTATTGCTGATTATTTTATTATTTAGTTGGACTGGCTTGGTTGATGTTGTCAGGGCTGAATCACTAAAAGTCAGAAAGCTTGAATATGTCAGGGCGGCGAAAGCCCTAGGCGTCTCAGATTGGCATATTATGCTACGCCATGTGATGCCAAACGCACTTGTCGCGGCCTTAACTTTCATACCGTTTATGATGACAGGTGCGATTGCCACACTGACGTCATTAGATTTTCTCGGCTTCGGCCTTCCACCTGGCTCGGCGTCTTTAGGCGAATTGCTGGCACAGGGTAAAGCTAATATTCATGCGCCCTGGCTGGGCTTAACTGGCTTTGCCGCACTGTCGCTATTGCTTACCCTGCTAGTTTTTATTGGCGAAGGTGTGCGTGATGCCTTTGACCCGAGAGCACGCTAA